The sequence CAAGAATCTTAGCAAATCCCTAAATGAAAAACAGATACGTAAAGTATGAAATTCAATTTACAGATGCAATTGCTACTTATCAATCTGTTGAAAAATTAGATTGATATTTTAATTACTTAAATTGCCTTTAAATCATTGACATGTATAAGAGCTTCAAAATTGAAAACTTTAGAGGAATAAAAAAATGTGAACTCACAGAATTAAAAAGAATAAACATATTCCTAGGGAAAAACAATTGTGGCAAATCAAGCATCTTAGAAGCAATATTTTTATTAACAGGTTATAATAACCCAATCCTTTCTGTCAATATTGATTTATTCAGAAATTTGGGACACAATAAAGAAGAAGACTTTTCATTTATATTCTACAACTTGAATTATGCACTAATTCCAACATTATCTGCCGATTTACAATTAAAACAATCTAATATAAGTTTAGAGATTATCCCAGAAAGTGCTGAAAAAATTCAAAAATCAATTAACACTAGTGAGCTTAAATCAACTTTAAGTCCGTTAACAAATTCAATTGAAAATTCAAATATAGATAATATCAATTCTCTAGTATTTAAAGCTAGTGTAAAACTATTTCACAAAGAAAAAGAAATAATTAGTACAAGCATAATAGCAGAAAAAAAAGATAACCTTTTTAATTTAAAAGTAAAACCTTCAAACAAAAAATTAAATCTAAACATTAAAGGAGTTTTTTTAGGAAATGGCTTTAGAAATCCAACTGAGATTATTCAAAGATTAGATAAAATGATAATCGATAAAAGTAAAGCAGATATTATTTCCAATTTAAAGAATATCGATACAAACATCAAAGATATTGTGACAAGTAATGGATTAGTTTATATTGATATTGGAGCAAATAAGATGATTCCAGCCAACCTAATGGGAGATGGTTTTTTAAAATATTTGGCAATTATTGCAAATATGTATTCTGTAAAAGGACAAGGAATTATTTTAATTGATGAAATTGATAATGGTCTTCACTTTAAGACATTAAAAAACATCCTAAAACTAATACTTAAATCAGCAAAGGAATATGATATTCAAGTTTTTATAACAACACATAGTAAAGAAGTCTTAATGATTTTAAAAAATCTATTTGAGGAAGACACTACAATGTTAAATTATAAAGATGAAATAAATGTGTCAACAGTTTCAAAAAATGAATCTGGAATTTTAAATGTATATAATTATAATTCTGATTCGTTTCATTATGCCATGGAAAACAATATTGAAATAAGAGGAGAATTTTAAATATGCAATATCAAATTTTTACAGAGGGAGATGATATACAATTTATTAAAACATATTGTAACTTTCTTGGTATTGCTGACAAAATTGTTTCATATGTCAAAACAGAAGGATGGACTAAAATACCACTAGTAAAAACAAAGTTTTTAGAGGCCACCAATTCAAATATAACAAATATAGTAATATTTGATGCTGACAATGATATTGATACAAGGAGAATAGAGTTATATAACCAAAGAGATGAATTAAACTTAAAATTTGAACTATTCTTACAACCAAATAATATCGATAATGGCTGTTTTGAAGATTTAGTTTTAAAGATAATCCCTGAACAAAATATACATCTACTTA is a genomic window of Sediminibacterium sp. TEGAF015 containing:
- a CDS encoding AAA family ATPase translates to MYKSFKIENFRGIKKCELTELKRINIFLGKNNCGKSSILEAIFLLTGYNNPILSVNIDLFRNLGHNKEEDFSFIFYNLNYALIPTLSADLQLKQSNISLEIIPESAEKIQKSINTSELKSTLSPLTNSIENSNIDNINSLVFKASVKLFHKEKEIISTSIIAEKKDNLFNLKVKPSNKKLNLNIKGVFLGNGFRNPTEIIQRLDKMIIDKSKADIISNLKNIDTNIKDIVTSNGLVYIDIGANKMIPANLMGDGFLKYLAIIANMYSVKGQGIILIDEIDNGLHFKTLKNILKLILKSAKEYDIQVFITTHSKEVLMILKNLFEEDTTMLNYKDEINVSTVSKNESGILNVYNYNSDSFHYAMENNIEIRGEF
- a CDS encoding DUF3226 domain-containing protein, with the protein product MQYQIFTEGDDIQFIKTYCNFLGIADKIVSYVKTEGWTKIPLVKTKFLEATNSNITNIVIFDADNDIDTRRIELYNQRDELNLKFELFLQPNNIDNGCFEDLVLKIIPEQNIHLLTCFDAYENCINSQNFNLVLSKKSKFYAYVEATNQNSKKIQYDNNNYWNLESDYLNELKSFLINNII